Part of the Pseudomonas baltica genome is shown below.
TCGCGCTTGGAAAACTGGCTGACGGTGATCAGGGTCTTGATGTGCCTGAGCAGCAGTGGGGTCATGACCCGGTAGGCGGTGCGAAACTTCCAGCTGTAGCTTTCGGGATGGCGCACATAGGTGATGTCGTGGTGGGTGGCGATCTGGTTGTTGTAGAACAATGGCGCGGTAGCACCCAGCGACACCAGCAGCGGTTTGTCCTGGCTGTTCAGGTAGCGGGGCAGGTCCAGTTGCTCCCAGAGATGACCACGGCGTTTGCCGACCGTGATGGCGCCGAGCGCGCGGGCGGATTCATGCATTTTGATGTCGGGTGGACACACGAACAGCAGGTCATTGCGCAACGTCTTCAGGGCCAGGCAGATCTGCTCGGCAAAGCGTTGTACGCCTCTTAGCTCCTGGGTCAGGAATCGCGCATTGAGGACAATCATCGAAACATCCTTGGCATGGCCTCAGTCGATTGAAGGGTGCGGTTGTTCCGCGGATGAACAGTCAGCGGACGAACAGTCATCGGGTGAACAGCCAGCTGGGTTTGCCGAGCGAAATGATCTGCGGAAATTCGCTCAGGGTAATGACGGCGGTGCAGCGGTGTTCCTGGCAGACCCACCGGCTATCGCTGTCGAACCTTCCCCGGCGCGGTTGGCGGGTATCGATCAACTGCACCGGGCCCTGGACGTCATTGCGGGTTTCGACCCTGATCTGTCGCGCCTGGCCGATCGCCCAGGCGACCAGCACGTGGTCGTCGTCCGTGGTGAAATCCATGAGGTAGAGGTTGTTGCGGCCCAAGGGCGAATGGGTATTCACACTCAGGCTTGAATCCGCGCTATAGCGGTAGCGGGTCACCAGCGGAGCGATGACCTTGAGTACGTCAGACGCTGGTTTTTCACTGCGGTCGCTGTGCGACAGGCCCAGATGCTGCGGGTGCTGCGGGACGTTGCCGTCGGCCTGTTCGTACCACCACATGCCCTTGATGTCCGGGCGGCTGCGCGCCAGCAGAAAACTGCGCGCGAGGAACGCTGCCTGGGTGTTTTCACTGACGCCGCAGTTGTCCTGGCTGCTGGGCCAGCCCATGGCCGTCAGGTACAGCGGCACCGGGTGGCCAGCCTGGGCGGTGAGGCGTTTTTCGACCTCGTCCAGCCAGCGAATCCAGCTTTCCGGGGTGTAGACCCCCAACGCCGTGCGGCACGCCACGAATGGCCGTATCGACAGACCGTCGACGCTGTTTAACAGTCCGGCCTCGATCAACTGCTTGGCCACGCCTTGATCCAGCGCATCGCTGCCGAGCGCCCCGGCGAGGATTTTCGCCAGCGGATCGTCGCGCCGCAGTTGCGCGGCGCTGTCCTTGACGCGCTGCACGTAGGCCTCGATGCCATTCGGCTGGCTGGCCCAGTCGTTGTCCAGTTCGTAAAGCCGCGGGGGCTCGGCCAACGGCCCACCGTGGTCCAGCACGTTGGTGGTGACGCCGACGATGAAATCCTGATCCCCGCGCGTCTGCGTGGCGCACAACAAGCTGAGCAACAGCACGGCAAAACGCGGATAGCGCCTGCGCGTCGGCACAGCGGTGAGCTGGGGAATCGTCAAGTTTGAGTCTCAGGGTGGGCGGGGCAAGCATTGCGTGGCGGCGAAGGGGCTATTTGCGGGCAGGGCCCGCTCTCACAGGAATGTGAGGGCTTTACGGATGTTGCAGAACGTAATCGTTGCCACGCTGGGTGGTCTTTTGGGTAAGCACCTGGTGGAACAGTTGCTGGTAGCTGTCAAGCATGCGCTCCTGGTCCAGCAGGTGTTCGACGCTGACCCGGGTTTGCGCGGCCAGCCGTTCACGCAGCCCGACTTCGACATGCATGCGCTGCATGGCGCGGCCCAGTGAGTCGGGGTCGGCCGGATCGCACAGCAGGCCGTTGACCCCGTCTTCGATGATTTCCGGCAGGCCGCCACGGTTGCTGGCGATCACCGGCACCGAGTGTGCACAGGCTTCGACGGCCACCATGCCGAAGGGCTCGTTCCAGATCGACGGCACCACCGAGACATCGATCTGCTGGTAGAAGCTTTCGGGCGACTGATAGCCGACGAACTCGATGCGCGGCGAGTTGGCGAACTGCTTGAGCTCAGCCTCGTAGTCGGTCTGCCCGCGCCCGGCGATCTGCAGCGTGGCGTCGAACGGCAGCGCCTTGAACTGCTCGATCAGCCAGCGCAGGCCTTTTTGATCCGACAGCGTACCGATATAGCCGAAGCGCAGCGGCTCGGGGCGTGCCCAGGCGGCCTTGAAATAGCGCTCGTTGTTTTCTTCGATATCCGGGCTGCTGTTGTAGATGACATGGCTGCTGGCGTTGCGAAAGTATTTGGCCGAGGTCAGCTTGTCCAACAGGAAGCGGCTCACGCCCACCACCGCGTCGACCTTGGCCGAGCGCTCGGCGTGGCCCTGGCGAAAATGCTTGCACAGGGTGCAGGGCGTCTTGCAGGCCGCGCCTTTCTTGAACATGTTGCTGCCGGGGCACAGCAGGTACATGTCGTGCAGCACCTGCACGATCGGAATCCCGGCCTGGGCAATCTCGTCCCACACGGCCGCCGACCAACCGCTGAGGTTGTGGCACACCACCAGATCGATCTTCTGCTGCTCGATCACTTCGCGGATGTACTGGCGCATGCCCGAGTTATAGCGGTCGCGCAGGTGCCAGCCTAGTCGCGCGAGGGCGCCGGGGCGTTGTTCGCTGAAGTGCCAGTAGGTGTTGAGCAGTCCTGCGCGGTACACCTTGATGCCGCGCACCAGGCTGAAAT
Proteins encoded:
- a CDS encoding glycosyltransferase family 4 protein — encoded protein: MKLLFLNSLYSPHIGGGAEIVLQRTVEGLHQRGEDVTVLTTGPQPGLNFSLVRGIKVYRAGLLNTYWHFSEQRPGALARLGWHLRDRYNSGMRQYIREVIEQQKIDLVVCHNLSGWSAAVWDEIAQAGIPIVQVLHDMYLLCPGSNMFKKGAACKTPCTLCKHFRQGHAERSAKVDAVVGVSRFLLDKLTSAKYFRNASSHVIYNSSPDIEENNERYFKAAWARPEPLRFGYIGTLSDQKGLRWLIEQFKALPFDATLQIAGRGQTDYEAELKQFANSPRIEFVGYQSPESFYQQIDVSVVPSIWNEPFGMVAVEACAHSVPVIASNRGGLPEIIEDGVNGLLCDPADPDSLGRAMQRMHVEVGLRERLAAQTRVSVEHLLDQERMLDSYQQLFHQVLTQKTTQRGNDYVLQHP